One part of the Denticeps clupeoides chromosome 8, fDenClu1.1, whole genome shotgun sequence genome encodes these proteins:
- the wapla gene encoding wings apart-like protein homolog encodes MTSRFGKTYSRKGGEANSKFDEVFSNKKATLSTKWGETTYKAQLTSKRPLLKTEAPEPLKRPKLDEDDGSDDPFGFDSDDESKPVTSRGTPETSSGTEFPPGKKSEEATATLNASSVDSNSSPAGKPLHTLANAGPWSKNPVSDSKPISQFSNLKSVPKDPSDGWNSEGSQRSSSPGEDSLQERDFGGPSWGGDRVDSEASVQGRDSAEGQSLTGQGDVEAEEKPVDFDQLPLLKSASCRTYHRPSRQKDGEEGAGVKADKPSSTAPNPSSTPAAGSSEAKTSGRGRVRDYTVLHPSCVSVCNVTIQDSMERTVDEFASAPPADLGEAGTFKRKTDAPPPKPTRFRPTQTKTKKETKLEFFGFDEHEGLEADGEATASGSTSYKIKYFGFDELSESDSDEDENSPAAEKRKARKAASAAASVAAMSGSADSPQTSDSQDSQSNTNTDSLEFPEDSDALRPRQGKQLDKSKDIGRKIFSGPKKSPAKAVYNARHWNQPEPEEMPPPAPTRSISAPASSSSGSKETNSHKDDGVFKAPPPPPKVMKSVTIPTQLNQDIVTTLKCRKEHKELYTVVQHVKHFNDVVEFGENQEFTDDFEYLETGLKSEQPLNTRCLSIISLATRCAMPSFRMHLRARGKVAQVFKMLSDSQQHPNLALCTAALMYILSRDRLNMDLDRACLELMIRLLELEQDHSVDDQLTAKEMSKVKEKIRKLCETVHNKHLDLENITTGHLAMETLLSLTSKRAGDWFKEELRLLGGLDHIVDKVKECVENLSEEEDKEKLVASLWGAERCLRVLESVTVHNPENQAYLIAYKESQLIVSSARGLQHCEQMIQRYSREVNSSSSAADSTLPHCSHSNVGKAVEDCMRAVIGVLLNLTHDNEWGSTKTGEQDKLMVTALNCVLRVPRYLPQEQRFDIRVLGLGLLINLVEYSARNRHCLVDMQLNTALASVEENQKDNEAAKAPEGEETVKTEGPTSSGALAAIVQLFLEREQAAVLAEAQTDDIISEAPKPQLDQSGEWQETSGEIQWVASENNDADDKEKEKKEEEDEELDLNKALQHAGKHMEDSIVASYTALLLGCLCQGSPMNVTTVREHLPKGDFSIMTEMLKKFLNFMNLTCAVGTTGQKSISRVIDYLEHC; translated from the exons ATGACCTCCAGATTTGGTAAAACCTACAGCCGGAAGGGCGGAGAAGCAAACTCCAAGTTTGACGAAGTCTTTTCGAACAAGAAGGCCACCCTGAGCACCAAATGGGGCGAGACCACCTATAAGGCCCAGCTCACATCCAAACGGCCCCTGCTGAAAACCGAGGCGCCAGAGCCGCTGAAGAGACCCAAGCTTGACGAGGACGATGGTTCCGATGATCCGTTCGGCTTCGACAGCGATGATGAGTCGAAGCCCGTTACCTCCCGCGGCACCCCTGAGACGAGTTCAGGTACAGAATTTCCTCCAGGAAAGAAATCTGAAGAGGCCACAGCCACTTTGAATGCTTCGTCTGTGGATTCTAACAGCTCCCCTGCAG gaaAACCTCTGCACACGTTAGCAAACGCTGGTCCGTGGTCCAAGAATCCAGTGAGTGATTCAAAACCCATATCCCAGTTCTCAAATTTGAAGTCCGTGCCCAAGGACCCTTCAGACGGCTGGAACTCTGAAGGGAGCCAGCGCTCCTCGTCGCCTGGCGAAGACTCACTTCAGGAGAGGGACTTTGGGGGTCCATCGTGGGGTGGGGACAGGGTAGACAGTGAGGCTTCTGTCCAGGGCAGGGACTCTGCTGAGGGGCAGAGTTTAACGGGTCAAGGAGATGTAGAGGCTGAAGAGAAGCCTGTTGACTTCGATCAACTGCCTCTTCTCAAGTCAGCTTCCTGCAGAACGTACCACAGACCCAGTCGGCAAAAAGATGGCGAAGAAGGCGCAGGAGTAAAGGCCGACAAGCCATCATCAACTGCACCAAACCCCAGCAGCACCCCAGCTGCAGGGAGCTCAGAAGCCAAGACTAGCGGGCGTGGCAGAGTACGGGACTACACGGTGCTCCACCCGTCTTGCGTGTCTGTATGCAATGTCACGATTCAGGACTCCATGGAGCGCACCGTGGATGAGTTCGCCAGCGCACCCCCAGCTGACCTGGGAGAGGCTGGGACTTTCAAGAGGAAGACTGACGCTCCACCACCCAAACCTACAAG GTTCAGACCCACTCAGACTAAGACGAAGAAGGAGACCAAGTTGGAGTTCTTTGGCTTCGATGAGCACGAAGGCCTGGAAGCAGATGGAGAAGCCACCGCCTCTGGAAGCACCAGCTACAAAATCAAGTACTTTGGCTTCGACGAGTTAAGCGAGAGCGACAGCGATGAAGATGAGAACTCGCCGGCGGCAGAGAAGAGGAAAGCCAGGAAGGCTGCGTCTGCTGCAGCGTCGGTGGCAGCCATGTCCGGCAGTGCTGACAGTCCACAGACCAGTGACTCGCAGGACAGCCAATCAAACACCAACACAG ACTCTCTTGAGTTTCCTGAGGACTCGGATGCGCTCAGACCTCGGCAAGGGAAACAGTTGGACAAGTCAAAGGACATTGGCCGCAAGATCTTCAGTGGGCCCAAAAAA TCTCCTGCTAAAGCGGTGTACAATGCCAGACACTGGAACCAGCCTGAGCCTGAGGAAATGCCCCCACCTGCCCCAACCCGGTCCATCTCAGCCCCA GCCAGTTCATCAAGCGGGAGCAAAGAGACAAATTCTCACAAAGACGACGGAGTGTTCAAAGCTCCGCCTCCACCCCCCAAAGTCATGAAGTCAGTCACCATCCCCACTCAACTGAACCAGGACATTGTCACAACGCTGAAATGCAGGAAGGAGCACAAGGAG TTGTATACAGTGGTCCAGCATGTAAAGCACTTTAATGATGTGGTGGAGTTCGGGGAGAATCAGGAGTTCACTGATGACTTTGAATATCTGGAGACGGGTCTGAAGAGCGAACAGCCCCTCAACACACGCTGCCTTAG TATCATCAGCCTAGCCACCCGGTGTGCCATGCCCAGCTTCAGGATGCACCTGAGGGCCAGAGGGAAGGTAGCCCAGGTCTTTAAGATGCTGAGTGATTCACAACAACATCCA AACCTGGCACTCTGCACCGCGGCACTGATGTACATCCTAAGCCGCGACCGACTCAACATGGACCTGGACAGGGCCTGTCTGGAGCTCATGATCCGCCTACTGGAGCTGGAGCAGGATCATTCGGTGGATGACCAGCTGACCGCTAAGGAGATGAGCAAAGTCAAGGAGAAGATCCGCAAGCTGTGCGAAACCGTACACAACAAACATCTCGACCTGGAAAACATCACG ACTGGCCATCTGGCCATGGAGACGCTGCTGTCTCTGACATCCAAGCGGGCAGGAGACTGGTTCAAGGAGGAGCTGCGCTTACTGGGGGGTCTGGACCACATTGTAGATAAAG TGAAAGAGTGTGTGGAGAACCTCAGTGAAGAGGAGGATAAAGAGAAGTTGGTTGCCTCGCTCTGGGGGGCAGAACGATGTCTGCGTGTTTTGGAAAGT gTAACTGTTCACAATCCTGAAAACCAGGCTTACCTGATTGCCTATAAAGAGTCCCAGCTTATAGTGTCATCTGCAAG AGGTCTGCAGCACTGTGAGCAGATGATTCAGCGGTACAGCCGAGAGGTCAACAGCTCCTCCTCTGCTGCTGATTCCACCCTCCCTCACTGTAGCCATAGCAACGTGGGCAAAGCAGTGGAGGATTGCATGCGGGCGGTTATCGGAGTGCTGCTCAACCTCACTCATGACAACG AGTGGGGCAGCACTAAGACTGGGGAGCAGGACAAGCTGATGGTGACGGCTCTGAACTGCGTCCTCAGAGTCCCCCGCTACCTACCTCAGGAACAGAGATTTGACATCCGTGTGCTG GGTCTGGGTCTGCTGATTAACTTAGTGGAGTACAGTGCTAGAAACCGGCACTGCCTGGTAGACATGCAGCTGAACACAGCTCTGGCCTCTGTGGAGGAGAACCAAAAAGACAACGAAGCAGCGAAAGCACCAGAAGGAGAGGAGACGGTGAAGACTGAGGGCCCAACTTCCTCAGGAGCTCTGGCAGCAATCGTTCAG CTCTTCCTGGAGCGGGAGCAGGCTGCAGTGCTAGCTGAGGCGCAGACTGATGACATCATAAGTGAAGCACCGAAGCCTCAGTTAGATCAGAGTGGGGAGTGGCAGGAGACGTCGGGAGAGATCCAGTGGGTTGCCTCAGAAAACAATGACGCAGatgacaaagaaaaagaaaagaaagaagaggaagatgaggaatTGGATCTGAATAAAG CCCTTCAGCATGCTGGGAAGCACATGGAGGACAGCATTGTGGCATCATACACTGCTCTTCTACTGGGCTGTTTGTGTCAGGGCAGTCCG ATGAATGTGACAACAGTACGGGAACACCTGCCAAAAGGGGATTTCTCAATCATGACTGAGATGCTCAAAAAATTCCTCAATTTCATGAACCTTACA TGTGCAGTCGGGACCACAGGACAGAAGTCCATCTCTCGGGTGATCGATTATCTGGAGCACTGTTAG